Within Topomyia yanbarensis strain Yona2022 chromosome 2, ASM3024719v1, whole genome shotgun sequence, the genomic segment gtttggcctctagtgaatttaGTTCACGTTTTctgcgtttccgaccactgtgctatGGTTGTCCGCATTCAGTTTTCTTCCAAGACTATAACTTtggtttgaaaaaatcattgctttatgccttcacgtaaattcaaactttcttgaaatTCTTCTCGCAATGAGGTATGTAACATCAGTTGACTTCTAGTGATTTCCAAGCGATTTCGTTTAATTTTTGGACCGATTTCTTTAGTAATTCCAATCCACTACTTTTGGAACTCGGTCCCCAAAAATCTGTTCTTTACCAATCAGATCTTCAGATAGTGGTTTCTATACCAATTATCCGATTAATATGTAGGTACTCACCTTATATATCCTCCTGCCCTGAATTCCAAGCGGGTCTTGATCGACGGCAATAATTTTCTTGTTCTGCAGAATTGCTTTGAACTCCGGTCGAATCGTTCGCAGATCGACCGACATCATCAGTGGGGCAGCCATGATGGCCCACAGTGCCATTTGAGTCTTCGACTGCTCGTAGCTGAGGCCAAAGTTTCCGATGATCAACTAAAAAAAGGAATGTTTTGTATGATTGAGCTGGTACTTAACAGTAGTAAACCAACCATATCCGGGTCGTTCCAGTGACCGGGGCCAGCATTCGGAATGATCGCGTCCTGATTGTTGCCGTAGTAGTCGATGATACTCTCCAGTGACGCCCACGAGTCCTGGATATCATCATAGTTTCTCCACAGATTGCAGTGCTGAATAATCGACGAATAGTTTGGCTGCAAGTAAAGAAATTCATGACGAGTTGAATAGTGTTACTTTAGGGCGAAAACCGATCACTCACATTCATTCCGGCGTAAATCTGATACACGGGCCAACTGCAGGAATACACCATCGGCCGACCGGTGGCGTTGAGATTTCTTCCAAACTCCGGATAACCGTGATCCATGTCGATCGGTAGGGAATAACATCCGTCCAGCTTTACGTAATCCACATCCCAGGCAGCAAATTGTGCCGCATCGTTCTGAGAAAAGCCGAGAATGCCCGGGTACCCGGCACAGGTGTAGTTACCGTAATCTTCATAAATTCCGAACTTGAGTCCTTTGGCGTGCACGTAATCAGCGAGGGCCTTCATACCGCTCGCAAAACGGCGCCGATCAGCAACCAGCTCTCCTCGTGGCCCTCGTGACTTCTCCAGCCAGCAGTCGTCCACGTTGATATATTCATAGCCAAGAGCGGCATAACCCTCCGTCACCACTAGGTCGGACATCGTGCGGAAC encodes:
- the LOC131679032 gene encoding alpha-N-acetylgalactosaminidase, whose amino-acid sequence is MTPREAKGGTKFRSTCHGNIKRNKSKITAVSSTSSSSSSNRYNLTCTNSSHSPLQTICIFQTVIVSLVLAIFLLPTEITSLENGLARTPPMGWLSWERFRCNTDCEGDPENCISENLFRTMSDLVVTEGYAALGYEYINVDDCWLEKSRGPRGELVADRRRFASGMKALADYVHAKGLKFGIYEDYGNYTCAGYPGILGFSQNDAAQFAAWDVDYVKLDGCYSLPIDMDHGYPEFGRNLNATGRPMVYSCSWPVYQIYAGMNPNYSSIIQHCNLWRNYDDIQDSWASLESIIDYYGNNQDAIIPNAGPGHWNDPDMLIIGNFGLSYEQSKTQMALWAIMAAPLMMSVDLRTIRPEFKAILQNKKIIAVDQDPLGIQGRRIYKHKGIEIWSRPITPIYQTFYSYAVAFVNRRTDGTPSDVAVTLRELGLISPTGYRVEDLYEEVDYGILSPQTKIKVKVNPSGVVILRADVQPERYSKRPYNPIFYRYPN